In the Oryza glaberrima chromosome 6, OglaRS2, whole genome shotgun sequence genome, one interval contains:
- the LOC127776580 gene encoding serine/threonine protein phosphatase 2A 55 kDa regulatory subunit B alpha isoform isoform X1 — MMNPDGGDGDRPEAAGAGSSSAQQGHPTMEWRFAQVFGERAAGEDVQEVDIISAIEFDKSGDHLATGDRGGRVVLFERTDARDNASRREMERQDAPITRHPEFRYKSEFQSHEPEFDYLKSLEIEEKINKIRWCQTANNSLSLLSTNDKTIKYWKVQEKKVKQVSVMNLDSRSVGTGTTSSASTSSSRGLLPNGGCSDKSSFLNSDILFPPGGYPSLRLPVVVASQDVNLVARCRRVYAHAHDYHINSISTNSDGETYISADDLRINLWNLEINNQSFNIVDVKPPNMEDLTEVITCAEFHPTHCNTLAYSSSKGSIRLIDLRQSALCDNHSKIFEEHEAPGSRSFFTEIIASISDIKFSRDGRYILSRDYMTLKLWDLNMDSGPVSTFQVHEHLRPKLCDLYENDSIFDKFECCLSGDGLRVATGSYGNLFRVFGCTPGSTEATTLEASRNPMRRQIVNPTRPTRTLTSLARGVRRGGENQGVDANGNSFDFSTKLLHLAWHPTENSIACAAANSLYMYYA, encoded by the exons ATGATGaatcccgacggcggcgacggcgaccgccccgaggcggcgggggcgggctcgtcgtcggcgcagcAGGGGCATCCGACGATGGAGTGGCGGTTCGCGCAGGTCttcggcgagcgcgcggccggGGAGGACGTGCAGGAAG TTGACATCATCTCTGCAATTGAGTTTGATAAATCTGGTGATCATCTTGCCACCGGAGACAGAGGAGGACGTGTTGTTTTATTTGAAAGGACAGATGCTCGGGAT AATGCCAGTCGGAGAGAAATGGAGAGACAAGATGCTCCGATTACTAGACACCCAGAGTTTCGCTACAAAAGTGAATTTCAGAGTCATGAACCTGAG TTTGATTACCTCAAAAGTTTGGAAATAGAGGAGAAGATCAACAAGATCAGGTGGTGCCAGACAGCCAATAATTCACTCTCCCTTCTGTCTACAAATGATAAAACAATAAAATACTGGAAG GTGCAAGAGAAGAAAGTAAAACAAGTTTCAGTTATGAATTTGGATTCACGGAGTGTAGGGACTGGTACCACTTCTAGTGCAAGTACTAGTAGTTCTAGGGGTCTTCTTCCAAATGGTGGATGTTCAGACAAGTCCAGTTTCTTGAACAGTGATATTTTGTTTCCACCTGGAGGCTACCCGTCATTACGTTTGCCTGTGGTA GTTGCAAGTCAAGATGTGAACCTTGTTGCTAGATGTCGAcgtgtatatgcacatgctcATGATTACCATATTAACTCTATATCAACCAATAG TGATGGCGAGACATACATATCAGCAGATGATCTGCGTATAAATCTATGGAATTTGGAGATAAATAACCAGAGCTTCAATATTGTTGACGTGAAGCCTCCAAACATGGAAGATCTAACGG AGGTCATTACATGTGCGGAGTTCCACCCAACTCATTGTAATACACTGGCCTATAGCAGTTCAAAGGGTTCTATCCGACTCATTGATCTGCGACAATCAGCTTTGTGTGACAACCATTCCAAGAT ATTTGAGGAACATGAAGCACCTGGATCAAGATCCTTCTTTACAGAGATAATCGCATCAATATCGGATATAAAATTTTCAAGGGATGGAAGATACATCCTTAGTCGCGATTATATGACTCTCAAG CTATGGGATCTAAACATGGATTCAGGTCCTGTTTCAACCTTCCAGGTTCATGAACATTTAAGGCCCAAG TTATGTGATCTGTATGAGAACGACTCAATATTTGACAAATTTGAGTGTTGTCTTAGTGGGGATGGACTCCGTGTTGCAACTGGTTCATATGG TAATTTATTTCGGGTTTTTGGCTGTACTCCTGGGAGCACAGAAGCGACCACTTTGGAGGCAAGCAGAAACCCCATGAG GCGTCAGATTGTAAACCCAACAAGGCCCACACGCACACTAACCTCTCTGGCCCGTGGTGTGCGGAGAG GTGGGGAAAATCAAGGCGTTGATGCCAATGGAAATTCATTTGACTTTTCGACAAAGTTGCTCCATCTTGCATGGCACCCAACTGAGAATTCTATAGCATGTGCTGCTGCAAATAGTTTGTATATGTATTATGCGTAG
- the LOC127776580 gene encoding serine/threonine protein phosphatase 2A 55 kDa regulatory subunit B alpha isoform isoform X2 encodes MMNPDGGDGDRPEAAGAGSSSAQQGHPTMEWRFAQVFGERAAGEDVQEVDIISAIEFDKSGDHLATGDRGGRVVLFERTDARDNASRREMERQDAPITRHPEFRYKSEFQSHEPEFDYLKSLEIEEKINKIRWCQTANNSLSLLSTNDKTIKYWKVQEKKVKQVSVMNLDSRSVGTGTTSSASTSSSRGLLPNGGCSDKSSFLNSDILFPPGGYPSLRLPVVASQDVNLVARCRRVYAHAHDYHINSISTNSDGETYISADDLRINLWNLEINNQSFNIVDVKPPNMEDLTEVITCAEFHPTHCNTLAYSSSKGSIRLIDLRQSALCDNHSKIFEEHEAPGSRSFFTEIIASISDIKFSRDGRYILSRDYMTLKLWDLNMDSGPVSTFQVHEHLRPKLCDLYENDSIFDKFECCLSGDGLRVATGSYGNLFRVFGCTPGSTEATTLEASRNPMRRQIVNPTRPTRTLTSLARGVRRGGENQGVDANGNSFDFSTKLLHLAWHPTENSIACAAANSLYMYYA; translated from the exons ATGATGaatcccgacggcggcgacggcgaccgccccgaggcggcgggggcgggctcgtcgtcggcgcagcAGGGGCATCCGACGATGGAGTGGCGGTTCGCGCAGGTCttcggcgagcgcgcggccggGGAGGACGTGCAGGAAG TTGACATCATCTCTGCAATTGAGTTTGATAAATCTGGTGATCATCTTGCCACCGGAGACAGAGGAGGACGTGTTGTTTTATTTGAAAGGACAGATGCTCGGGAT AATGCCAGTCGGAGAGAAATGGAGAGACAAGATGCTCCGATTACTAGACACCCAGAGTTTCGCTACAAAAGTGAATTTCAGAGTCATGAACCTGAG TTTGATTACCTCAAAAGTTTGGAAATAGAGGAGAAGATCAACAAGATCAGGTGGTGCCAGACAGCCAATAATTCACTCTCCCTTCTGTCTACAAATGATAAAACAATAAAATACTGGAAG GTGCAAGAGAAGAAAGTAAAACAAGTTTCAGTTATGAATTTGGATTCACGGAGTGTAGGGACTGGTACCACTTCTAGTGCAAGTACTAGTAGTTCTAGGGGTCTTCTTCCAAATGGTGGATGTTCAGACAAGTCCAGTTTCTTGAACAGTGATATTTTGTTTCCACCTGGAGGCTACCCGTCATTACGTTTGCCTGTG GTTGCAAGTCAAGATGTGAACCTTGTTGCTAGATGTCGAcgtgtatatgcacatgctcATGATTACCATATTAACTCTATATCAACCAATAG TGATGGCGAGACATACATATCAGCAGATGATCTGCGTATAAATCTATGGAATTTGGAGATAAATAACCAGAGCTTCAATATTGTTGACGTGAAGCCTCCAAACATGGAAGATCTAACGG AGGTCATTACATGTGCGGAGTTCCACCCAACTCATTGTAATACACTGGCCTATAGCAGTTCAAAGGGTTCTATCCGACTCATTGATCTGCGACAATCAGCTTTGTGTGACAACCATTCCAAGAT ATTTGAGGAACATGAAGCACCTGGATCAAGATCCTTCTTTACAGAGATAATCGCATCAATATCGGATATAAAATTTTCAAGGGATGGAAGATACATCCTTAGTCGCGATTATATGACTCTCAAG CTATGGGATCTAAACATGGATTCAGGTCCTGTTTCAACCTTCCAGGTTCATGAACATTTAAGGCCCAAG TTATGTGATCTGTATGAGAACGACTCAATATTTGACAAATTTGAGTGTTGTCTTAGTGGGGATGGACTCCGTGTTGCAACTGGTTCATATGG TAATTTATTTCGGGTTTTTGGCTGTACTCCTGGGAGCACAGAAGCGACCACTTTGGAGGCAAGCAGAAACCCCATGAG GCGTCAGATTGTAAACCCAACAAGGCCCACACGCACACTAACCTCTCTGGCCCGTGGTGTGCGGAGAG GTGGGGAAAATCAAGGCGTTGATGCCAATGGAAATTCATTTGACTTTTCGACAAAGTTGCTCCATCTTGCATGGCACCCAACTGAGAATTCTATAGCATGTGCTGCTGCAAATAGTTTGTATATGTATTATGCGTAG